AAGGTGCTTGCCCCGAGTCGCAAGCCCTGACAGGCCGCCCGGCGGCCCGCCGGTGATGTCTGGCCGGCCGGAGTCGCCATGGGAACGGGGATTCTTCTCGCTTCCGTCGCGCTCCTCGCCCTCGCGGTCCTCTTTCTCCTCCGCGACGATGCCGCGGCGTCGGAACTGCCCGCCAACCTCTCCCCGCGCGACTTCGAGCGTCACTGCGCCAACCTTCTCGCGGCCCGGGGCTGGTCCGTCACCCTCGGCCGCGGCTCCGCCGACCAGGGCGTGGACGTGCTGGCACGCAAGGGCGGGCGCTCCGTCGTGCTCCAGTGCAAGCTGCACGCGCGGCCGGTCGGCAACCGGGCGGTGCAGGAGGCACTGGCCGGCCGCGGCTTCGCCGGGGCGGACCTCGCGGCGGTGGTCTCCAACGCCACCTACACGCCCGCAGCCCACGCCCTGGCGGCGCGGGTGGGCGTGCTGCTGCTGCAGGTCTCGGACCTCGCGCGGGCGGACGCGCTGTTCCGGCGCGGAGGTTGGGAAGCGCCGCCGGTGACGGTGCAGCCGAGCCGGGCTCCTCGTCGCGCGCGCGGGCCGGGACGCAGCAGGGCGACGCGGCCGTTCTGCAAAGGGCTGGTGCCGGCAGGGCTGCTGGCCGGCCTCATCCTGCTCTGGCCGCAGATGCCGCCGGCCCCTTCGGACCGGCCCGGCCCGCGCCGGACCGTGTCGCGCCCGTCGCCGTCGCTGCCACTCCCTCCTCCGGTGCCGCCCGGCCCGCCCCGGAGAGCGGGATAGGGTCTACCCTTGATGCAGCGCCAGCCGAGGAGGGAAGGCTGGCTGCCATTCCATGAACGGTGCCAGGCTGAGGTTCGGGTTGTGGAACGGGTCCGCCGCGACGACCTCCGCCCAGCGCTGCCGCATGCGCGTCACCTCCAGCGTCTCGGAGGCCCGGCGCTCCCCGGCGTAGTGGTCTCCATAGGTCTGCAGTTCGTGGTGATGGAGTTCGGCCTCCGCGGCGTAGACGACGGAGTGGCCGGTCTCGCCGACGCGCAGTGCGAAATCCACGTCGTTGAACGCACTGGGGTAAGCCTCGTCCAGTCCGCCCGTTCGCTCATACAGGGTGCGCCGCACGAGCATGCAGGCGCCCGTGACGACCGACAGCTCCTGTGAGACGACGGCGCGGGACATGTAGCCGGGCTCCGCGCGCGGCAGGAAGCGGTGCGCGTGGTCGCAGAGGCCGGCCAGCCCCATGATCACTCCCCCGTGCTGAACCCGGTCGTCCGGGTAGATCAGGCGTGCCCCGACCATCCCGACCTGCGGATCCTTCATGAAGGCGGTCATCCAGCGCAGCCAGTCCGGCCGGATCGGCGAGACGTCGTCGTTCAGGAGCAGGATGTGCTCGCCGCGCGCCCCGGTGGCCGCGCGGTTGTTCGCGGCCGAGAAGTTGAAGGAGGGCGCCTGCAAAGGCATGACCGTCACGCGGTCATCGGCCAGCAGCGTCTTCGCGGCGGCCTGCTGCGCGGCATCCAGCGGGCCGCGCTGCATCACGACCACGCGGACATCCATGGCCGGGTAGTCCGTATCCCTCAGCACGGCGCTGATGCAGCCGAGTGAGTGCGGTTGCCGCAGGGTGGAGGGAATGATGACCGTCACATGCCCCAGCGGTGCGTCGTCCCGCAGGGCGAAGCGCAGCGGCTCCCCGGGA
This genomic window from Pararoseomonas sp. SCSIO 73927 contains:
- a CDS encoding restriction endonuclease, whose translation is MGTGILLASVALLALAVLFLLRDDAAASELPANLSPRDFERHCANLLAARGWSVTLGRGSADQGVDVLARKGGRSVVLQCKLHARPVGNRAVQEALAGRGFAGADLAAVVSNATYTPAAHALAARVGVLLLQVSDLARADALFRRGGWEAPPVTVQPSRAPRRARGPGRSRATRPFCKGLVPAGLLAGLILLWPQMPPAPSDRPGPRRTVSRPSPSLPLPPPVPPGPPRRAG